One part of the Chloroflexota bacterium genome encodes these proteins:
- a CDS encoding DUF554 domain-containing protein, producing MTGTLINIATIILGSTLGLFIGERLSQRTRDTVVAGLGLFTAAIGLQMFFKTENAIIVLLSLLFGGLLGEWWRLESRLEHLGAWLEARFAGNGDSARFIQGFLTASLLFCVGPMSILGSIQDGLLGDYKLLAIKAVLDGFASLAFASTLGIGVMFSIIVVLVYQGGISLAAAQLHGLLNQPAMINELTAAGGIILLGLAISSLLEIKPIRSGNLLPALAIAPLLVWLVGAAPHWWALFVQVVR from the coding sequence ATGACGGGCACCCTCATCAACATTGCCACCATCATTCTCGGGAGCACCTTAGGGCTGTTCATCGGCGAGCGGCTGTCGCAACGCACGCGCGACACCGTGGTGGCCGGGCTGGGGCTATTCACCGCGGCCATTGGCCTCCAAATGTTCTTCAAAACCGAGAATGCCATCATCGTCTTGCTCAGCCTGTTGTTCGGTGGGCTGCTGGGCGAGTGGTGGCGTCTCGAAAGCCGCTTAGAGCACCTGGGCGCATGGTTGGAAGCCCGCTTTGCCGGCAATGGCGATAGCGCCCGCTTCATTCAGGGCTTCCTTACCGCGTCGCTGCTGTTTTGCGTTGGCCCGATGAGCATTTTAGGCTCCATTCAAGACGGCTTGCTCGGCGATTACAAACTGCTGGCCATCAAAGCGGTGCTCGATGGCTTTGCTTCCCTGGCCTTTGCCTCTACACTGGGCATTGGGGTGATGTTCTCTATCATCGTGGTGCTGGTGTATCAGGGCGGCATCAGCCTGGCAGCCGCGCAACTGCACGGCTTGCTCAACCAACCCGCAATGATCAACGAACTCACGGCGGCTGGCGGCATCATCCTGCTGGGGCTGGCTATCAGCAGCCTGCTGGAAATCAAACCCATCCGCAGTGGCAACCTCTTGCCCGCCCTTGCCATTGCCCCGCTGCTGGTGTGGCTGGTCGGCGCTGCGCCTCACTGGTGGGCGCTTTTCGTGCAGGTGGTGCGGTGA
- a CDS encoding peptidoglycan bridge formation glycyltransferase FemA/FemB family protein, with product MAGRRCASLVGAFRAGGAVNYTTKIDAEVDAVAWEAFLQAHPDAHILQTAAWGTLKSAFGWYAFRLIAGEAGAQVLFRPLPGGFTVAYIPKGPVGPPEAWETLWPEVDALCKRERAVFLKVEPDLWEDTPTAKTPRGFRESPHAIQPRRTLVVSLTGDEDAILARMKQKTRYNIRLAARKGVTVRPWEDIQAFYRLMAETGARDGFGVHAARYYQKAYELFHAEGAVELLVAEYEGEPLAALMVFARGQRAWYFYGASTGKQRNKMPTYLLQWEAMRWARSRGCSEYDLWGVPDADEATLEAEFTTRREGLWGVYRFKRGFGGVLRRAPVWDRVYRPVLYSLYRAWRS from the coding sequence GTGGCTGGTCGGCGCTGCGCCTCACTGGTGGGCGCTTTTCGTGCAGGTGGTGCGGTGAACTACACAACGAAAATCGATGCCGAAGTGGATGCCGTCGCGTGGGAAGCCTTCCTGCAGGCCCATCCCGATGCCCACATCTTGCAAACAGCGGCCTGGGGCACGCTCAAGTCGGCTTTCGGCTGGTACGCTTTTCGCCTGATCGCGGGCGAAGCCGGCGCGCAAGTGCTCTTCCGCCCGCTGCCAGGGGGCTTTACGGTGGCTTACATCCCCAAAGGGCCAGTTGGCCCCCCCGAAGCATGGGAAACCCTCTGGCCCGAGGTGGATGCGCTCTGCAAGCGGGAACGTGCCGTTTTCCTGAAAGTGGAGCCCGACCTGTGGGAAGACACCCCCACCGCGAAAACGCCACGCGGTTTCCGGGAAAGCCCTCATGCCATCCAGCCCCGCCGCACCCTCGTGGTGTCTCTGACGGGCGACGAAGACGCCATTTTGGCGCGCATGAAACAAAAAACGCGCTACAACATCCGCCTTGCGGCGCGCAAGGGCGTCACCGTGCGCCCCTGGGAAGACATTCAAGCCTTCTACCGCCTCATGGCCGAAACCGGCGCGCGGGATGGCTTTGGCGTACACGCGGCGAGATATTATCAAAAAGCCTATGAACTTTTTCACGCAGAGGGGGCTGTTGAACTCCTGGTCGCCGAGTACGAAGGTGAGCCGCTCGCTGCGCTCATGGTTTTCGCTCGCGGCCAACGCGCGTGGTATTTTTACGGGGCTTCCACCGGAAAACAGCGAAACAAAATGCCCACCTACCTGCTGCAATGGGAAGCCATGCGATGGGCCCGCAGCCGCGGCTGCAGCGAATATGACCTCTGGGGCGTGCCCGACGCCGACGAGGCTACCTTAGAGGCCGAGTTCACCACACGGCGGGAAGGGCTGTGGGGCGTGTATCGCTTCAAGCGCGGTTTTGGCGGGGTGCTGCGCCGCGCCCCGGTCTGGGACCGGGTGTACCGGCCGGTGCTTTACAGCCTCTACCGGGCCTGGCGCTCGTAA
- a CDS encoding pilus assembly protein yields the protein MKGQGLLEYALILMLVALIVIAVVYLFGQSTGNLYSNVLTTF from the coding sequence ATGAAAGGTCAAGGCTTGCTGGAATACGCCCTCATTCTCATGCTGGTGGCGCTGATTGTGATCGCGGTGGTTTATTTGTTTGGGCAGAGCACGGGCAATTTATATAGCAATGTGCTCACGACTTTCTGA